The genomic window ACGCAGGACCTCCTCGATCTTCTTGAGGTGCGCCATCTCCTGCCGCACCGCGGCAAGGCGCCTCTCCACCACGTCCACGCCGTCGTCGCCATCGAGGACCGCCTGCATCTCTCCAAGAGAGAAGCCAAGTCTGGCAAGGGCCCTGATCCGCACCGCCGCCTCGAGTTGGCCGATAGTGTAGTTGCGGTAGCCGGTGATCGGGTCCTTTGCCCCGGGCACCAGGATGCCCTTCCTGTCATAGAGGCGGAGGGCCTTCCGGGTGAGGTGCACGATCCTTGAGAATGTCCCGATGGAGATCTGGTCGATGGTCATGGTGTTCGCCTGAGAGTGGGCGGCCGTCTGTCATCATATGCCGCAGTCTACCCCGGGGAAGGGTCAGGGCAGCACCGCTGCTCCCGCGTATCGTCGGCACGAGGATATAAGAACAGATCACTGCAGGCCCGGGCACGGCTACCGACAGAGGACACCAGAGAAGAGGGGGCATCAATGAGAATGGATGGGATCGCTGAGATTTGAACTCAGGTCAGAGCGTCCCGAACGCCCTAGGATGGACCAGGCTACCCTACGATCCCATATCCTCCCCGCGGTGCAGGACACATCCGTACACCTCAAAGAGTGCATCATAGGTGTGTGCTCACAGTATTTGAGGGATTCTGTTCGTGAGTGAGGTGAGGGGCCGGTCTGGCCGGGATCAGGGGGATATTCAGGGCAGGGAGAGAGGCACCGCACCCTCCTCCCGGGAATGGGCGCGGGCGTGCAGGGGAGGGGGGCGCATACCCCCCTGTACACACCGACCACTCCAGTTATCGCGTCTAAATCTCGGGCACCGGAGGCGCACAGATCAGGGAGAATGACAATTTCCGGTGCAGAATTGGAAAGAGGGGTTATTTCCCCCTCCATCCCTTGTGACCCGATCCTCCACCGCCCGTGTTGTCAGGACGACCGCCGCCGCCGCGGGTCTGAGTCACTTTAATCAGGCTGCTTCCCTGGTACGTTCCATCGTCGCCTTCAGCAACGAATAATAACCGTTCGACGCTTGTATCGAGGTATGCCAGGTCTCTGACATAGAAGACATACTCGTACTTATAGTCGCTCTCTGTGTGCACCTTGCCATAGACCGCACCATCCGCTGCAGGGGATGTAGGGTCATCAGGGTCAGGAAGCCTGAGAGTGATGTCCTCTTTCGGGACATCGTCCAGTGAAGAGACCGTGAAGTTCGGTGCCTCCTCGTCGTAGATCTCTACCACGATCGCGTTGCCGTCATCATCGAATGTCGTGTATTTGTACGGATTGCTGTACACTGCCACCCGGATCGGGTAGCCCGGTATCGTCGGGATGACAGGTGCTAGCCTGTCGATGTACATCGGATGGGCCTCCATCGGCGAGATGGAGATCCGGATGTTGTCTCCGGGCGAAGCGAAGGCATTCGGATCGCCGGATCCCTCTTCCGAGGCCATCGCCGGCACTGCCAGGATGCACAGTGCCAGGGCCGCGAAGAAGACCACAATTTTGTTCATTTAACAAGAGGTGAAGGAGGTATTCGGCGTGGCCTACGGGACGGCGAGGGGCGACCTGCTGCGGCTGGCCGCGGCCGGTTACGTGGAGAAGAGGTTGATGGGAAAGGAGTTTGCGTTTCTGTACAGGGAGTGAGGCGGCGCCCCGCCTCTCGCTCGTAATTTCCCCCCTTTCGCTCAAAAAAGAGAGGGTGCCACTACAGGAAGAACGCTATAATGGCGAGTATGATGA from Methanofollis sp. includes these protein-coding regions:
- a CDS encoding MerR family transcriptional regulator, with product MTIDQISIGTFSRIVHLTRKALRLYDRKGILVPGAKDPITGYRNYTIGQLEAAVRIRALARLGFSLGEMQAVLDGDDGVDVVERRLAAVRQEMAHLKKIEEVLR